The Verrucomicrobiia bacterium genome includes a region encoding these proteins:
- the metG gene encoding methionine--tRNA ligase, whose product MTKRFYITTAIDYVNGQPHLGHAYEKVIADVIARAQRSLGAEVFFLTGLDEHGQKVEQAALAQQKTPQAYCDELAAIWKTFAGRLNLSNNDFIRTTDQRHQKVVQACLDKVNAAGHIYKTTYKGFYSTREETFLTEKDRRPDGTFDPAYGNVVELQEDNYFFRLKDQQQWLIDYIEQNPSFIFPSYRRNEVLGFLKNNTLEDLCISRPVSRLNWGIPLPFDSNYVTYVWFDALVNYISVPADHADPAIAQALGSAAPQPAHPAQALWPADIHVIGKDILKFHAVYWPIMLKALGLPLPRKLVVHGWWQKDGQRMSKSTGNVVDPVAVIDEWGVDAFRFYALRELAVGPDGNWTDSGFKARYSAELANGLGNLVNRSLSMLKRYRQGMVPALSNELQGDADKAVSETRRQLEELELQGALQTIWSLITRANQYVDQTAPFKLAKDPAQAGRLDEVLYNLAETCRILALLLWPFIPDTATKIFRQLGLTEEPHQLAAAAWGGLAAGHEITDPVPLFPRKDV is encoded by the coding sequence ATGACCAAACGATTCTATATCACCACGGCCATTGATTACGTCAATGGCCAGCCGCATCTCGGCCACGCATACGAGAAGGTGATTGCCGATGTGATCGCCCGCGCGCAGCGCAGCCTCGGCGCCGAAGTGTTCTTCCTCACGGGCCTCGATGAACACGGCCAAAAGGTCGAGCAGGCTGCCCTCGCCCAGCAGAAAACGCCGCAAGCCTACTGCGATGAACTTGCCGCCATTTGGAAGACGTTTGCAGGCCGGCTGAACCTCTCGAATAACGACTTCATCCGCACAACGGATCAACGCCATCAGAAAGTCGTCCAGGCATGCCTCGACAAGGTCAACGCGGCAGGACACATCTACAAAACCACTTACAAAGGCTTCTACTCCACCCGGGAGGAAACATTCCTGACGGAAAAGGATCGCCGGCCCGATGGCACCTTCGATCCCGCCTACGGCAATGTCGTGGAATTGCAGGAGGACAATTATTTCTTCCGGCTCAAAGACCAGCAGCAATGGCTGATCGACTACATCGAGCAAAATCCATCCTTCATCTTCCCGAGCTATCGCCGCAACGAGGTCCTGGGGTTTCTGAAAAACAACACGCTCGAGGACCTTTGCATCAGCCGCCCCGTGTCGCGGTTGAATTGGGGCATTCCGCTTCCGTTCGATTCCAACTATGTCACCTACGTCTGGTTTGATGCGCTGGTGAATTACATCAGCGTTCCTGCCGATCATGCCGATCCCGCCATTGCACAGGCGCTTGGCTCCGCAGCGCCACAGCCGGCCCATCCCGCGCAGGCACTCTGGCCCGCTGACATCCATGTGATTGGCAAGGACATCCTGAAATTTCACGCGGTATATTGGCCGATCATGCTGAAGGCCCTTGGGCTGCCATTGCCGCGGAAGCTCGTGGTTCACGGCTGGTGGCAGAAGGACGGCCAGCGCATGAGCAAGAGCACGGGGAACGTCGTGGATCCCGTGGCTGTCATTGACGAGTGGGGCGTTGACGCCTTCCGGTTTTACGCATTGCGCGAACTCGCTGTTGGACCCGACGGCAACTGGACTGATTCCGGATTCAAGGCGCGCTATTCCGCTGAACTCGCAAACGGTTTGGGAAATCTCGTGAATCGTTCGCTTTCGATGCTGAAGAGGTATCGCCAAGGCATGGTCCCTGCCCTTTCCAACGAACTGCAGGGCGATGCGGACAAGGCGGTTTCTGAAACGCGGCGTCAGTTGGAGGAACTTGAGCTCCAGGGCGCGCTGCAAACGATCTGGTCGCTGATCACGCGGGCGAATCAATACGTCGATCAAACCGCGCCGTTCAAGCTTGCAAAGGATCCTGCGCAGGCGGGACGGCTCGACGAGGTGCTGTATAACCTTGCGGAAACGTGCCGCATCCTGGCGCTGCTCCTCTGGCCGTTCATTCCAGACACGGCCACGAAAATTTTTCGTCAGCTGGGCCTCACCGAAGAGCCGCACCAGCTCGCTGCGGCCGCGTGGGGCGGACTTGCCGCGGGTCACGAAATCACTGATCCCGTGCCCTTGTTTCCCCGCAAGGACGTATGA
- a CDS encoding response regulator, translating to MNEEFPILIAEQNENDVLLMQRAFRVAGFKNPFHISHSGTDVVDYLKGNPPYADREKHKFPRLLMMALKMPEMDGFELLAWLQKHKECNVIPRIVFSASDREEDVLTAYQLGANSYILKPIGFDAMVKTLQLVFAYWDMCRKPKLPPKC from the coding sequence ATGAACGAAGAGTTTCCCATTCTTATCGCCGAGCAGAACGAGAATGACGTCCTGCTGATGCAGCGGGCGTTTCGCGTTGCTGGTTTCAAGAACCCATTTCACATCAGCCACAGCGGCACGGACGTTGTCGATTACCTCAAAGGCAATCCGCCGTACGCGGACCGCGAGAAGCACAAGTTTCCGCGCCTGCTGATGATGGCGTTGAAAATGCCGGAAATGGATGGGTTCGAGCTGCTCGCGTGGCTTCAGAAGCACAAGGAATGCAACGTAATCCCGCGCATTGTCTTCAGCGCATCGGACCGCGAGGAAGACGTGCTAACCGCGTACCAACTCGGGGCCAATTCTTACATCCTCAAGCCAATCGGCTTCGACGCCATGGTGAAGACGCTGCAGTTGGTGTTTGCCTATTGGGACATGTGCCGCAAACCGAAGCTGCCGCCGAAGTGCTGA
- a CDS encoding thiazole synthase, with product MSLSNKPLTIAGKTFQSRLILGTGKFSSPEAMRDALAASGTEMVTVALRRADLSGKKDPFANILEFVDPKKYLLLPNTSGAMNAEEAVRLARLAAAAGLPKWVKLEIHPDPRYLLPDPIETLKAAEILVREGFTVLPYINADPVLAKRLQDVGTATVMPLGSPIGSNRGIQTRDQIRIILEQATVPVVVDAGIGAPSHAAEALEMGADAVLVNTAIAVAADPNRMAVAFRMAVEAGRAAYESGLAATQETASATSPLTAFLD from the coding sequence ATGTCGCTCTCGAACAAGCCGCTCACGATTGCGGGCAAGACCTTCCAGTCGCGCCTGATTCTGGGCACGGGAAAATTTTCGTCGCCTGAAGCCATGCGTGATGCATTGGCCGCCAGCGGTACTGAAATGGTAACCGTGGCCCTGCGCCGCGCTGACCTCAGCGGGAAGAAGGATCCCTTTGCCAACATCCTGGAATTTGTTGACCCTAAGAAGTACCTGCTCCTGCCGAACACCAGCGGCGCCATGAATGCCGAGGAGGCGGTGCGTCTCGCGCGGCTGGCCGCCGCCGCAGGCCTTCCTAAATGGGTGAAGCTCGAGATCCACCCCGACCCGCGCTACCTGCTGCCCGATCCAATCGAAACCTTGAAGGCGGCTGAGATTCTTGTGAGGGAAGGATTCACGGTGCTGCCGTACATCAACGCGGATCCCGTGCTGGCGAAGCGGCTTCAGGATGTGGGCACCGCGACCGTGATGCCGCTCGGTTCGCCCATCGGTTCGAATCGCGGCATTCAGACCCGCGACCAGATTCGAATCATTCTGGAGCAGGCGACGGTTCCAGTGGTGGTCGATGCAGGGATTGGCGCGCCGAGCCATGCCGCCGAGGCATTGGAGATGGGCGCGGACGCCGTGTTGGTGAATACCGCGATTGCGGTCGCTGCGGATCCCAACCGAATGGCGGTCGCGTTCCGAATGGCTGTTGAAGCAGGGCGCGCCGCCTACGAATCGGGCCTCGCCGCGACGCAGGAAACCGCCAGTGCCACCAGCCCCCTCACGGCATTCCTGGACTGA
- the moaC gene encoding cyclic pyranopterin monophosphate synthase MoaC has product MKAKRLTHIDRSGDAMMVDVSSKPVMTREAVARGEIRLQKSTIALIDSQVMAKGNVLAAARLAGILAAKKTGELIPLCHPLPLTHCEVNFEIPKSKDRIVISASAKIAAQTGIEMEALTAVSVAALTIYDMCKAVDKQMRISDIHLVSKTKK; this is encoded by the coding sequence ATGAAAGCGAAACGACTGACACACATTGACCGAAGCGGGGATGCGATGATGGTCGACGTTTCCAGCAAACCTGTGATGACGCGCGAAGCCGTGGCGCGCGGGGAAATTCGATTGCAGAAGTCGACGATTGCGTTGATCGATTCTCAAGTCATGGCCAAGGGCAACGTGCTCGCGGCGGCAAGACTGGCTGGCATTCTCGCCGCCAAGAAAACCGGCGAACTCATCCCGCTCTGCCATCCTCTCCCCCTCACCCATTGCGAGGTGAATTTTGAGATTCCAAAAAGCAAGGATCGCATCGTGATCTCGGCATCCGCAAAGATTGCGGCGCAAACAGGAATTGAAATGGAAGCATTGACCGCAGTCAGCGTCGCCGCCCTGACGATTTACGACATGTGCAAGGCGGTGGACAAGCAGATGCGCATCTCGGACATCCATCTCGTTTCCAAAACCAAGAAATGA
- a CDS encoding pyridoxal phosphate-dependent aminotransferase family protein: MIMPAELQQADRTSVRFRERKLISFSGCDYFRLASHPSVLTAAGNAIGEIGLNVAASRRTTGDHRVYRQLESELADFFHAPNARLVATGYAAPQVVAQAWAGRFSHVLIDERAHVALQDASRFFDCPILRFRHRDPDALAQALKRIGPTMRPVVLTDGLFAFDGTIAPLRRYRSLLPRDSWIVVDDAHGAGVLGATGKGSLEAERVPRTAIVQCVTLSKAFGVYGGAVIGSKELCSQILQASALFAGSTPMPLPLAQAARVAIRLLRAPALRRRLQQNVASVKQPLRQAGFDIPDTPAPIIPVVVSKRNQAASLKRGLLAAGIYPPFLKYPGAPPEGYFRFVLSSEHSQAQLQTLVQTLTRWNANRRRSNKPGSSLRA; encoded by the coding sequence ATGATCATGCCAGCCGAACTGCAGCAGGCCGATCGCACCTCCGTGCGGTTCCGCGAACGCAAGCTGATCTCTTTTTCCGGCTGCGATTACTTCCGTCTCGCAAGCCATCCCTCTGTCTTGACTGCGGCGGGCAACGCGATCGGCGAGATCGGGCTGAACGTCGCCGCCTCGCGGCGCACCACGGGGGACCATCGGGTCTACCGTCAACTGGAGTCGGAGCTTGCGGACTTCTTTCACGCGCCCAACGCGCGGCTCGTCGCCACTGGATACGCCGCGCCACAGGTCGTGGCACAGGCCTGGGCTGGAAGATTCTCCCACGTGTTGATCGATGAACGGGCACACGTTGCCCTGCAGGATGCATCGCGGTTCTTCGATTGTCCCATCCTGCGCTTTCGGCATCGCGATCCCGATGCCCTTGCGCAAGCATTGAAACGGATCGGTCCGACAATGCGCCCCGTGGTGTTGACCGACGGACTCTTCGCCTTTGACGGAACGATCGCGCCGCTGCGCCGCTACAGGAGTTTGCTTCCTCGCGATTCGTGGATCGTTGTGGATGACGCTCACGGTGCAGGCGTGCTGGGCGCCACTGGAAAAGGGTCACTCGAGGCGGAGAGAGTTCCACGCACAGCCATTGTTCAATGTGTGACGTTGAGCAAGGCGTTCGGCGTTTACGGCGGGGCAGTGATCGGCTCCAAGGAACTCTGCAGCCAGATATTGCAGGCAAGCGCGCTCTTTGCGGGATCGACCCCGATGCCATTGCCGCTCGCCCAGGCAGCCAGGGTTGCAATTCGACTCCTTCGTGCGCCGGCATTGCGGCGGCGGCTGCAACAAAACGTCGCCTCGGTAAAACAGCCTTTGCGCCAGGCTGGCTTCGACATTCCGGATACGCCTGCGCCAATCATCCCAGTCGTCGTCTCTAAGCGTAACCAGGCGGCATCCTTGAAACGCGGGTTGCTTGCCGCGGGAATCTATCCACCTTTTCTGAAATATCCGGGCGCTCCGCCCGAGGGGTATTTTCGTTTCGTGCTGTCGAGCGAACATTCGCAGGCGCAACTGCAAACATTGGTTCAAACCCTAACGCGCTGGAATGCGAATCGCCGGCGAAGCAACAAACCCGGCTCAAGCTTGCGTGCATAA
- the panB gene encoding 3-methyl-2-oxobutanoate hydroxymethyltransferase, with protein sequence MNTAKMTWESIHAMKPRGRRIAALTAYDFPMTRLLDEAGIPLLLVGDSLGMVVLGYPDTTHVTMDEMLHHTRAAARAKPSALLGSDLPYRSYDTPEQAVANARALVAAGAEYVKAEGGREILPQVLAIRAAGIPFVGHIGMLPQHVVEEGGKYRIKGRDDAGRLKLLDDAAALAEAGAFAVVLELVTPPVAWEVTERFPFATIGIGSGPDCDGQILVTHDLIGAFPWFTPKFVTPAVRTGNDIRAAVQNWRTNLEAPRNVA encoded by the coding sequence ATGAACACCGCGAAGATGACATGGGAATCGATTCACGCAATGAAGCCGCGTGGACGGCGGATTGCCGCGCTCACGGCGTACGATTTTCCAATGACGCGATTGCTCGATGAAGCCGGGATCCCGCTTCTCCTTGTCGGTGATTCGCTTGGCATGGTGGTTCTCGGTTATCCCGACACGACGCATGTCACGATGGATGAAATGCTGCATCACACCCGCGCCGCCGCCCGCGCGAAACCTTCCGCGCTGCTCGGCTCCGACCTTCCCTATCGCAGCTACGACACGCCCGAACAGGCTGTCGCCAATGCCCGGGCACTGGTTGCTGCGGGCGCCGAATATGTGAAAGCCGAAGGGGGCCGCGAAATCCTGCCGCAGGTCCTCGCCATCCGTGCCGCAGGCATCCCGTTTGTTGGCCATATTGGAATGCTGCCACAGCATGTCGTCGAGGAGGGAGGCAAGTATCGGATCAAGGGGCGCGATGATGCGGGGCGCTTGAAACTGCTCGACGACGCGGCAGCGCTGGCTGAAGCGGGAGCGTTTGCGGTGGTGCTGGAACTTGTCACGCCGCCTGTCGCCTGGGAAGTGACGGAACGTTTCCCATTCGCAACGATCGGCATCGGGTCGGGGCCCGATTGCGATGGACAAATCCTCGTGACACACGATCTCATCGGCGCATTTCCATGGTTCACGCCAAAGTTCGTCACGCCCGCTGTGCGTACAGGGAACGATATTCGCGCCGCTGTTCAAAACTGGCGGACGAACCTGGAAGCTCCCCGAAACGTTGCATGA
- a CDS encoding PilT/PilU family type 4a pilus ATPase: protein MDLESLIASAQQQGASDLHLEAGFPPALRIRGSLRTAGEPIPGATLLAFARALIGDANWPGFLQRRSADFSRSISGARCRIHVLQSARGIGFAIRLLSAAQVTVEQLNLHPDLKKLTTHQHGLILISGPTGSGKSSTLAALIQEINLRDTRHIVTIESPVEYHFRPRKAYIRQREVGRDTPSFEQGLLDALRQDPDVVMVGEMRDPETMRLTLSASETGHLVLATVHSSTCAEALQRVAGAFPAEIQNAVCAQLADCLVAVVSQRLHFRSDIHLRVPECEVLIATHAVRNFIRNREFFKIISAIETGADHGMWSFQRYRQWLDQRKQWHRGEVSEAPEADMPDVAPVLESASAPASLPPPSPKVVEPGATRIEPARGGRIEIEPEEGGLERILKKLE from the coding sequence ATGGATCTCGAGTCGCTCATCGCTTCGGCACAACAACAGGGCGCGAGCGATCTCCATCTCGAAGCGGGTTTTCCACCCGCGCTCCGCATTCGCGGGTCGCTTCGAACAGCCGGCGAGCCCATCCCCGGGGCAACCCTGCTCGCGTTCGCAAGGGCCTTGATCGGCGATGCCAACTGGCCTGGATTTCTGCAACGCCGTTCCGCTGATTTTTCACGGAGCATTTCGGGCGCGCGCTGCCGCATCCATGTGCTTCAATCCGCCCGCGGCATCGGCTTTGCGATCCGGCTTCTGTCCGCCGCGCAAGTCACGGTTGAGCAGCTGAACCTGCATCCCGACCTGAAAAAACTCACGACGCATCAACATGGCCTCATCCTCATCAGCGGACCGACAGGTTCTGGAAAATCGTCGACCCTCGCGGCGTTGATCCAGGAAATCAACCTGCGCGACACTCGGCACATCGTCACCATTGAAAGTCCCGTGGAATATCATTTCCGTCCGCGCAAAGCCTACATCCGGCAGCGGGAAGTTGGCCGTGACACGCCGAGCTTCGAACAGGGTTTGCTCGATGCGTTGCGGCAGGATCCTGATGTTGTGATGGTTGGTGAAATGCGGGATCCGGAAACCATGCGCCTGACATTGAGCGCCTCGGAAACGGGGCACCTGGTTCTTGCGACCGTGCATTCCTCCACGTGCGCGGAGGCGCTGCAGCGTGTGGCAGGAGCCTTTCCCGCCGAGATCCAGAACGCCGTGTGCGCTCAGCTCGCAGATTGTCTCGTCGCGGTGGTTTCGCAGCGGCTGCATTTCCGTTCCGACATCCACCTGCGCGTCCCCGAATGCGAGGTCCTGATCGCAACGCACGCTGTGAGGAATTTCATCCGCAATCGCGAGTTTTTCAAAATCATCTCCGCGATCGAAACAGGCGCAGACCACGGGATGTGGTCGTTCCAGCGTTACCGACAATGGCTGGACCAGCGCAAACAATGGCATCGCGGCGAAGTCTCTGAAGCGCCAGAAGCTGACATGCCGGACGTTGCACCGGTTTTAGAATCCGCCTCCGCACCTGCGTCGTTGCCCCCGCCTTCGCCGAAGGTTGTGGAACCTGGCGCCACCCGGATCGAACCGGCGCGAGGAGGCCGAATTGAAATTGAACCCGAAGAAGGCGGGTTGGAGCGAATCCTCAAAAAACTGGAATGA
- a CDS encoding porin family protein → MKTTALRFAIAALSTTAALNAAHAQETRFYIRGDVGGTWSPDAELKEFFGSTGGGRSVEFDPGARFGIAGGYQLTDWFAPEIQTGFMAAGIHSITDADRVDAVFSQAPLLGNLRFQWPTQCRFTPYAGGGAGVSFSTLAVDDIVLDGTRIDGSEVDAVFAYQAFGGIRYQLNDRMGLSLEYRYFASCAPEWEADNLPGEIRFGEIETHSVSIAFDFKF, encoded by the coding sequence ATGAAAACAACTGCGCTCCGATTCGCAATTGCAGCCCTTTCCACAACAGCGGCGTTGAACGCTGCACACGCTCAGGAAACCCGTTTTTACATCCGAGGCGACGTTGGCGGCACGTGGAGCCCCGACGCGGAATTGAAGGAATTCTTTGGCTCAACCGGCGGAGGCCGCAGTGTGGAGTTCGATCCCGGCGCGCGCTTTGGAATCGCTGGCGGATATCAGCTGACAGACTGGTTCGCACCCGAAATTCAAACCGGATTCATGGCTGCCGGAATTCATTCGATCACGGACGCCGACCGCGTTGACGCGGTGTTCTCGCAGGCCCCGCTGCTGGGAAATCTTCGGTTTCAATGGCCGACGCAATGCCGATTCACTCCGTATGCGGGAGGAGGCGCGGGCGTTTCGTTTTCGACGCTCGCGGTCGACGACATCGTCCTCGACGGAACCCGCATTGATGGCAGCGAGGTGGACGCGGTGTTCGCATACCAGGCGTTTGGCGGGATTCGTTACCAGTTGAATGACCGCATGGGTTTGAGTCTTGAGTATCGGTATTTTGCAAGCTGCGCCCCTGAATGGGAGGCCGACAATCTGCCCGGCGAAATTCGATTCGGTGAAATCGAAACTCATTCAGTCAGCATCGCCTTCGACTTCAAATTCTGA
- a CDS encoding AraC family transcriptional regulator, translating into MAKDPSKLRHELLSQLAEPLVGEALFDCLADLVFFVKNSRYEYVVVNQALVERCGLQRKEEVLGRRADEVFPSALGQTYRAQDERVLRSGEAIRDQLELHFYHSGGRGWCVTNKLPLRNRAGEVIGLVGISRDLPAGQEKGGDYAQVARAVQRIQSRYHEPLRVRELAAHAGLSEYQFEQRVRRIFQLTAGQLLQKTRMEQAVRLLRASDRTIAEIALDCGYSDQSAFTRQFRQTVGLSPTQYRRGERNALCTQA; encoded by the coding sequence ATGGCGAAGGACCCGTCCAAATTGCGGCATGAACTGCTCTCCCAGCTTGCGGAGCCGCTGGTCGGGGAGGCGCTGTTCGATTGCCTTGCAGACCTCGTGTTCTTTGTGAAGAACAGCCGTTACGAGTATGTCGTCGTGAACCAGGCGCTGGTGGAACGCTGCGGCCTGCAACGCAAGGAGGAGGTGCTCGGCCGCCGTGCGGACGAAGTTTTTCCGTCGGCCCTCGGCCAGACGTATCGCGCCCAGGACGAACGCGTGCTGCGCAGCGGCGAAGCGATTCGAGATCAGCTGGAGCTGCACTTTTATCACTCCGGCGGGCGCGGGTGGTGCGTGACCAACAAGCTGCCGCTGCGCAACCGGGCGGGTGAAGTGATCGGGCTCGTTGGCATCTCCAGAGACTTGCCGGCGGGGCAGGAGAAGGGCGGCGACTATGCGCAAGTCGCGCGCGCGGTGCAGCGCATTCAATCGCGCTACCACGAACCCCTGCGGGTGCGTGAACTGGCCGCGCACGCGGGGCTGTCGGAATACCAATTCGAACAGCGGGTGCGTCGCATTTTTCAACTCACCGCAGGCCAGCTGCTGCAGAAGACACGGATGGAACAGGCGGTGCGGCTGCTGCGCGCGAGTGACCGGACCATTGCCGAAATCGCGCTCGACTGCGGTTATTCGGATCAAAGCGCCTTCACGCGGCAATTCCGGCAAACCGTCGGTTTGTCGCCGACCCAATACAGGCGCGGAGAACGCAATGCTTTATGCACGCAAGCTTGA
- the rfaE1 gene encoding D-glycero-beta-D-manno-heptose-7-phosphate kinase: MQRNSLSPRRVRQILEQASSTRVLVIGDLMLDHFIWGSVARISPEAPVPVVEFERESFMPGGAANVARNLTALNVAAELFGRVGNDEAAGHLKRLLVEQRIGCSGIVSRRSRPTSLKTRIVAHKQQVVRIDRESRDGLEEGQRKQLLARVQSELRRADAVIVGDYGKGVVSQALLDEVKKLCRSHGAWLSLDPKPVHLLNLNGLSLITPNRKETFELANLPDETRAADPLADKNLLRAADCLLRELRPVVLLITLGELGMLMCQRDHPPVHIPTVAQEVFDVSGAGDTVIATFTLAIAAGASPLEAAILANHAAGIVVGKIGTATAAVDELVASFRRA; encoded by the coding sequence ATGCAACGTAATTCCCTTTCGCCTCGCCGCGTGCGCCAGATCCTGGAGCAGGCAAGCAGCACGCGCGTGCTCGTCATCGGCGACCTGATGCTCGATCACTTCATCTGGGGCAGCGTCGCCCGCATCTCGCCGGAAGCGCCCGTTCCCGTGGTTGAATTCGAGCGAGAGAGCTTCATGCCCGGCGGCGCCGCCAATGTCGCGCGCAACCTGACCGCGTTGAACGTGGCCGCAGAACTGTTCGGCAGAGTCGGCAACGACGAAGCGGCGGGGCATCTGAAGCGGCTTCTCGTTGAACAAAGGATCGGGTGCAGTGGAATCGTGAGTCGCCGCTCCCGTCCCACCAGCCTCAAAACGCGCATCGTTGCGCACAAGCAACAGGTCGTCCGCATCGATCGTGAAAGCCGTGATGGCCTGGAGGAGGGACAACGGAAACAGCTCCTGGCGCGGGTCCAGTCCGAGTTGCGTCGCGCGGACGCTGTCATTGTCGGCGATTACGGAAAGGGCGTAGTGAGCCAGGCGTTGTTGGACGAGGTGAAAAAGCTCTGCCGCAGCCATGGAGCCTGGTTGAGTCTCGATCCAAAACCCGTTCACCTGTTGAATTTGAACGGCCTTTCCCTGATCACGCCGAATCGGAAGGAAACGTTCGAACTCGCGAATCTTCCAGACGAAACGCGCGCGGCGGATCCGCTGGCCGACAAGAATTTGCTGCGGGCGGCCGATTGCCTGCTGCGCGAACTGCGGCCTGTCGTGCTGCTGATCACGCTCGGCGAACTCGGCATGCTCATGTGCCAGCGCGATCACCCGCCGGTGCATATTCCGACCGTCGCGCAGGAGGTCTTCGACGTGTCCGGCGCGGGCGATACCGTGATCGCGACGTTTACCCTGGCAATCGCCGCAGGAGCTTCGCCGCTCGAAGCCGCCATCCTCGCGAACCATGCGGCGGGAATTGTGGTTGGGAAAATTGGCACTGCGACGGCCGCCGTCGATGAACTCGTTGCCAGCTTTCGAAGAGCATGA
- a CDS encoding MogA/MoaB family molybdenum cofactor biosynthesis protein has protein sequence MKLATGIITISDRASKGLYDDLGGPAVKQAAEGHGWDVLAETLVADEKSEIQRAIRKQIAQGCQLILTTGGTGVALRDVTPEAVREIAVRELPGFGEVMRMESLKITKNAILSRALAAVVDKALVICLPGKPSGAVECLGFVAGAIPHCVEVLQEVPTSC, from the coding sequence ATGAAACTCGCAACAGGCATCATCACCATTTCCGATCGCGCCTCCAAGGGTCTGTACGACGATCTTGGCGGGCCGGCGGTGAAACAAGCTGCGGAAGGCCATGGCTGGGATGTCCTGGCGGAAACGCTTGTTGCCGATGAAAAAAGCGAGATCCAGCGCGCGATTCGCAAACAGATTGCGCAAGGCTGCCAATTGATACTGACCACTGGCGGCACGGGTGTTGCCTTGCGGGACGTGACGCCCGAAGCGGTGCGTGAGATCGCCGTGCGTGAACTTCCAGGGTTCGGCGAAGTCATGCGGATGGAATCGTTGAAGATCACAAAGAACGCGATCCTGTCCCGCGCCCTTGCTGCCGTGGTCGACAAGGCGCTTGTCATCTGCCTGCCGGGAAAGCCGAGCGGGGCCGTCGAATGCCTGGGGTTTGTGGCGGGCGCGATTCCTCATTGCGTGGAAGTGCTGCAGGAAGTGCCGACCAGCTGCTGA
- a CDS encoding proline racemase family protein, giving the protein MQKLQVIDSHTAGEPTRIVVSGGPNLGRGSMAQRRDRFQSAFDQFRSAVVNEPRGSDVVVGGILVEPEDSSCVTGIIFFNNVGYLGMCGHGTIGLVVTLAHLGRIQTGEHRIETPVGIVSATLHPNGEVSVANVPSWRAHKGVVVEVPGIGPVQGDVAWGGNWFFLIQNHGQVLQLDRVDAMTDYCWRVRQAVNTQGFPEVDHVELFGPPQRALAQSRNFVQCPGKAYDRSPCGTGTSAKLACLAADGKLGENEPWIQESIIGSTFTGRYTWLDRDAGKVAPVITGTAHVNAEITQILDERDPFCWGIR; this is encoded by the coding sequence GTGCAGAAACTGCAGGTCATTGATTCGCATACTGCCGGCGAACCAACACGCATCGTCGTCAGCGGCGGTCCCAATCTGGGACGCGGATCCATGGCGCAACGCCGCGATCGGTTTCAATCCGCCTTTGACCAATTCCGATCCGCGGTCGTCAACGAGCCGCGCGGATCCGATGTCGTGGTCGGCGGAATCCTGGTTGAACCCGAAGATTCCTCGTGCGTGACGGGAATCATCTTCTTCAACAACGTCGGCTATCTCGGAATGTGCGGCCATGGCACGATCGGATTGGTCGTCACTCTCGCCCACCTCGGCCGCATTCAAACTGGCGAACATCGCATCGAGACGCCCGTTGGAATTGTGTCGGCAACCCTGCATCCCAATGGCGAGGTTTCTGTCGCAAATGTTCCCAGCTGGCGGGCGCACAAGGGCGTGGTTGTCGAAGTCCCCGGAATCGGACCTGTGCAGGGCGATGTCGCTTGGGGCGGCAACTGGTTCTTCCTCATCCAGAATCATGGACAGGTTTTGCAGCTTGATCGTGTTGATGCCATGACGGACTACTGCTGGCGCGTGCGGCAGGCAGTCAACACACAGGGTTTTCCCGAAGTGGACCATGTCGAATTGTTCGGCCCGCCGCAGCGAGCGCTTGCGCAATCGCGGAACTTCGTGCAGTGCCCCGGCAAAGCCTACGATCGTTCGCCCTGTGGAACGGGAACGAGTGCCAAGCTCGCATGCCTTGCCGCGGACGGAAAGCTGGGCGAGAACGAACCGTGGATTCAGGAAAGCATCATTGGCAGCACCTTCACGGGGCGTTACACCTGGCTCGATCGCGATGCCGGGAAAGTGGCGCCCGTCATTACTGGCACCGCACACGTGAACGCGGAAATCACCCAAATCCTCGACGAGCGCGACCCGTTCTGCTGGGGCATCCGATAA